Within the Catalinimonas niigatensis genome, the region GGCTAGGAATTAAATCTACTTTCCAGCAGAATTGGCAATATCATTTTGATGAGACACTGAAAGGAGTGACATCTCAGTTTTCTGAGATTTTAACTACTCAGGGCAAAAGCGCCATTCTTAATGTAAAGCTTTTTCCCATTTATCGCGAAAGTAAAGTAACAGGCATATCCTGTTTTATTCAGGACCATACCAAGAGGCAGCAGGAAGAAGCCCTTTTCCGCCTTTTGAATTCTGCAGTAGTACATACCAATGATGCTATTTTAGTGACTGAAGTAAAATCACTGGATTTTATGCATGCGCATATCATTTATGTAAACCGCTCATTTTCTACCCTCACAGGATATGAAGAAGATGAAGTTATTGGTAACAGTCATAACATGCTATATAGTGCCCTTACTTCAGCAGAGGAACTTGACAAAATCAACCAAGCCATACAAAAAGGGGAAGCAACCCGTACAGAAGTCATCAACTATAAGAAAGATGGTAGTCACTATTGGGTGAACCTTTCTTTAGTCCCACTCAAAAATGAAAAGGATGAAATTACACACTGGATTTCTATCCACAGAGATATCACCGCCAGAAAAGAAGCAGAAGAAACGGTACGTCATCACAAACAGTTTCTAGAGTCTATCAACAAAAACATCAAAGAAGCCATTATCCGTACAGATGACAATAAAAGATTATTGTACATTAATCAGTCATTTCGTGATTTATTCGGGTATAAAGAGGAAGAAATTAAACTGGAAGAATTATTTGCAGAGGAAGAGACCAACCTTATCTTCAACGAAGCAATACAAAAGGGGAGCATCAACAACCGCTCGTTTCTATTCAAACGTAAAAATGGCAGTACTTTTTGGGGACTTACCAGTTTTATCATTCATGAGGATGAGGGAGTGAGGTATTATGATGGAGCCATCCGGGATATTACTGAAAGAAAAGAATCTGAAAGAATATTACAGGAAAAAAATTTAGCGCTTCAAAAAACCAATGAAGAACTTGACAGGTTTGTTTACAGCGCCTCACATGACTTAAGAGCTCCATTAGCCTCAAGCTTGGGATTAATCAATATCTCTAGAATAACGCAGGATGAAAAGGAGCGCATGAGCTATCTGGATATGATGGAGCAGAGTCTTAACAAAATGGATAAAATCATCCAGGATATCACAGACTATTCGCGCAATGCCAGGCTGGAAATTGAGTGTGAGGAAATCCACTTTGAAAGCCTTATCGCTGATGTACTTCAGCGGCTAAAATATTTGGAACACATAGATGATGTCAATATCCATACTTTTGTAGATGGCGAAGATAAGTTTTATACCGACAAAATTCGTTTGTATGTGATCCTTATTAATTTGATATCCAATGCTATTAAGTATCATAAATATGAAGAAACTGACCCTTACATCAATATCAAAGTGTACATAAAAGACGAAAAGGCACATATTTTGGTAGAAGATAATGGTATCGGCATTGAGGAAAAGCACCTTGATAAGATTTTTGGAATGTTTTTTCAGGCAGCGAGAGAATCCTCCGGTTCTGGTTTAGGATTATTTGTTGTTAAAGAAACTATTAACAAATTGAATGGTAGTATCAAAGTCCAATCAAGATTGAAAGAAGGTAGTTGCTTTGAGGTTATTTTACCTAATGAAATATGTAGTGTAGATCTTTAGAAAGTAGAAAGAATATGATGGAGAAAATAAAGCAGGTATTGATCATAGATGACGATCCTATCAACAATATTATTTTTCAGAAATTATCAGAGTTTATAGATTTTGCGGAAGAAATTATCCCCTTCATCAGCGCAGTAGATAGCTTGGATTATTTACAAAAGCTGGAAGAAAGTCAAACTACTCCACCCAATATCATCTTCCTTGACATCAGAATGCCTATTGTGAATGGATGGGAGTTTTTGGAAAGATTGAGTCAACTCAATAAAAACCACTATTTTGATAGCATGGCTATTTATATGCTCACTTCATCTTCTGAGCAGTCTGATATCAATAAAGCCAGGAATTATAGTCTTGTCACAGATTATATTGTCAAGCCTTTGTCTACAGAAAAACTGGAAGAGATAAAGGAAAAGATGCTACCGCAAACTGCCTAGTGATTTTTTGAGTCTCAACGATTAAAGTTGATTTTATAATTTCTTTTTATTCTACAATCAGAAAATATAGTAATGCTAAGCTATTTTAAATGTCCAGTTTCATCTGGTTTTGTGCTCCACTTAAAGTAGCAGCAGAAGGTATGTTGACGATGAAACAACTTCCCTTACCCAGTTCCGAAACCACATGAACAGATCCATGCATTTTATCCAATGTCTCTTTGACAATATATAAGCCCAGACCCGTTCCTGTCTGTCCTTCTGAAGCCCGAAAAAACATCTCAAATATTTTCTCAATATGGCTTTTGCCTATTCCCTGTCCATTGTCGTTGACATGAATAGTCGCTTTATGTGGACTCACTTTTACGCGCACCTCAATTAAACCATCTCTTCTATGTGTACTACTATATTTATAGGCATTACTGATTAAGTTATTTAATACAACTTTAAGGCGATGGGCATCTGTTTGAAAAGGATACTCTTGTTCTATTTGAATGACCTTTTCAACTTTTGAGGCATTTTCCATGTGAGCCATGCTTTCAAAAACTTCTTCTATCAAAGGTTGGAAGTCAATATTATCCCGCTTTACATCCTGATTAGCGTTCCTAGAGTAATCAACAATTTCCTTGATGAACTCATTGAGACGATGAATGCTCTTCTCCATCATTTGCAGGTATTGTTCTTTCTGCACAGGGTTTTCTTCTCTTCTTAAGATATTGATCAGGCCGGAAATGGATGCCAGAGGCGCTTTTAGGTCATGGGTTGCCCCGTAAACAAAATGATCCAGATTCTTATTGGCATTTTTTAGCTCTTCTAACTTTTTGTTCAGTTTTCGCTCCAACAGTTTTTGATCTTCCTGATTTACAACTGTCATATCAAAACATACCTGTCCATCCTCATTGATAGCAGTAGAAGCACTTAACAGTGCCCAAAAAGGTGGATGGTCAGCCCTTTCTAGCAAGACTGACAGATTATCAATGAACCTTTCCTCATTTAATAGCTGTACCAAAGGAAGCTTTCTGGGGCTATTTTCATTGTATATGGTTACTTCATTTTGTAAACTTTTAGAACCTGCCGGTAAAAACAACAGCGTTCTGGCATGAGGGTTTGCGTATAATAATTCTCCTTCCTGGCTACATCTTAAAATACCTGATTTCACATTATTGCCAATCATCAACTCATGAGGAGGCTGACTTCCTATCGAACTTGATTCGGTCTTATCCGAAGCTTCTATTACATTGTAGATTTTCAGTACATTTCCAAACTCATCTTCAGAAGTAGCAGTAAAAGTATATACACTCTTTCTTTTACCCGACTTGGTCATTACCTGTCTCAAAGCAGTGTTTTGATTTCCTTCTACAAAGTTTTGATAATACAAATTTGCTCTTTCTTTATAATTTTCAGGTTGTAAAGTAGAATATGGCTTTTGTAACAACTCCTCCCGATCATATTCAAATATTTTGCAAAAAAAATCATTCACATCTATGATCTTGTTACGATGATCAACCATGCACACGCCAAGATTGGCAGCATCAATTATTGTATTTAGCAACCTTTCGGTTTGTATCATGAGGAGCAGGCAGTTTAGTCGTCTAGTGTACGAATGTTGGTAGCAAAGAGGATACGAATTTATGGATATATGTCAGATAAAAAAGTCGATTTTGCTTTGGTAAAAGCTCTATTTATAAGGTAGACATACTGTATTTTGATGCAATGGCAAGATTATCAAGTACTTGCCCCAGTAAGTTTCAAGAAATACTACAGATAACTAAATAATATTTTTATCTGTAAATAAGTAATTACAAAAAGTCAGTAACTCATCTATTTCAAAAAATTGAGGGCCAATGCTGGTCATTTATAAATATTCCGTTGCAGAATTGCTATAGATTATAGATAGCGTCATAACTTGTCGGAAAAGGGAATAGGATTATTTACAAAGACTGAGTTCCAGATATTGTCAATCCAAGACTTGGCAAAAGATTGTTTTTTGGCGCATACTTTGAAAGCCGATTGGATCAGGAACTCAAGTTGTTTGAGATTATCAATGACGCCGGCTTCAGCGATGGTTTTCTTGATTTGTTTCCAGATACGCTCAATCGGATTCAGGTTAGGCGAGTAAGCAGGCAAGTTTACCAGCACAATCTGTAAGTCTTTAGCCCTCTGTTCTACTTTGGCAGTCAGATGCGCTTTGTGATTGTCCCAGATGAGAATAATGGTTTCTGCCTGCTGGTTAGCCTCTCGGATCAAAGTGAGCATTTGAATCATATTCTCCTGGTTGCCTTTGTCAATACTAGAGATGATACTGTTGCCTTTCAAAGCATAGAAGCCAAAGCAATTTCGCCTCTTTTTGTCGGTATTGACCTTTTTGAGGCCTCCTTTCTGTACTGACCACAATCGGGCAGAGTTGGCATGCAACTGAGGCGAACTCTCATCGGCAAAACCCATACAGAGTTTATCCAGGTCTTTGCCTTTTAGTCCTAATCCATCAGCTACGGCTGGTAATCGCTCTTTGAGTTTCTCATCGGCTTTCTCGGGTTGGCGGTAGTCTCGGGGTTGAGGTTTATAACAGTACAACCCAAGTTGCCTTAACAGACGCTGTATCTGCCGCTTACCGTAGTTCACCCCGTATTGCTTGTCAACCAACTTGCGCACCTGCCCCACTGTCCAATACTCCTTCTGGTCCAAAGACTGCTTGAGTTGCTGCTTCTGCTCTTTACTCAAGCGGACTTTTGAGCCCCCGCCTTGACCCTGACGGTTCTCTAAGCCAGTCTCTTTTTTTCATTCCACCGGGGAGCCGGCCAGTCCTTTACCCAATCATAGAGCGTACTCAGACTCACTCCACTCAAAGCCGATACACTTTCCAGACTCTGGCCTGATTCCACCAGTTTCAGCACCAATCCCTTAAAATCCTCACTGTGGCTACTACCAAAGGATTTGACAAAGCGATCTAAACGCGCTGGTTCATCAATAGCTATTCTTTTCATCTTTTTTACCTTTTGTACCTCTTTTGCTTTTTGTACTTCTACAAGCCTATTTTACAAAAATTTCCACTAAGTTGGGACGCCTTCTATATGAAAAGAGAGGTGAGGCATGCGTAGTAAAAACAGAATATCAAGGTCTGGTTGCTGTTTGACTCAAAAGCAACTAAATAAGCCAAGAGTTTTCATTATTTAAAATATGCACTGCTCTTAACTTTTCATCCAATGCCCAAGCTCTATCCTGTCTAAGTATTTATTTAAATACTTGCTGTGGGTAAATGCTGAAACCTGCTGAATTCTTTGTCTTGCCACATTAACGGTGATTTCTACAAAATAACTTTTATCTACCCAGTAAAGATGATAACAATATATTTCGCTGACGATGCCAATTAACCATGTTCCTGACGAATGAGCATGCTCTACTTGGTAATCCGGTGACATTTTGCAGAATTCATTGATTAACATAATCTTTCCTTTGGTCAGTTTTTCATTGGAAAGATCATATTTTAATTCAAAGGAAGCTTGCTGAAATGTTATGGCTAATTACAATGTAACTTCCTAGGTAAAACTTAAAACCAAAAAAATTTCTAATCACTGCTGACATCCTCAAAATCAGCTTGATTGCTTTTCAAAAATGAGTACCTACAGCTTAGGCTTTTTGTACAAAGGTACTGTACTACAAGGTTCTCCGTACATCAGGCTACCAACATAAGGTCGTAACATTCTTGTGATTTCTGTGTAGGCAAAAATAGGAACAGGATATTTGCCGCATCCTTTGATAACTACTTTGGCATCCTGAAATTCTTCAGGATTAACTCTGCTTAAAGCTTCTTTAAAAAGTGTGGCTTCCAGCACTTCCAGACTTCCGTATACCAACATTTTTGCATAAGGTTCTAACTTGCTTGTTAGCAACATATACGCCCAGGTAGGTACAATTGCATCTACCGAGCAGGTCAGCGCTACCAGTTTATCCTGATATTGAGCCCAGTCGTGTTCTTTGACAAAAGCCCTAAAATCCTTTTCTCTTAAAATAGCTTCCTGAAACAGATTATCTCTAATATCATAGACTATTCTTTCTTCTTTTGGATAATAATCCTCCAAATTAAAAGTGACCAGAGGGCTATTGGCTACTTTATTGATGATTTCTCCTTCTTGCTTGTTCATAATGCTTATCAAAACGTAACTACGTAAGGCAACGAATCTATTTCTCTTTAGGTTTAGTTGCACGAAATTCCTTCAGATAAAAAGGCTCAAAATAAGCTACATCTTCAAAGTGCGCTGCCTGGTATTTCTTCCACGCCAAATCGCCAATCCAGGCAGCAGAAGGTTGTATGTTGTCAACAAAGATAGCCTGCTGAGAATGCGCTTCCAGCATCGCACGACATTTAGCACTACCATCGCCAAAAAACCACATTTTCTCCTTTTCCAGATACACATCAAAGCTGTCTTCTGCCATCACTAAAGGT harbors:
- a CDS encoding PAS domain S-box protein; translated protein: MNHLQQNAEENPNSIHQSLSSSPLHASSNNYSFFHSVANYRLNVQQFLPEVVYTQDQGKLDEQTFFFSKHALREILQKTPYSFYVCDLSLVQNLSKVVVQLICKRSKELFSEDCFIFYVVEGEEIDRTIFSEACSNQVMVTSSREEAYKLCMKHKYSKSLSASQALDKLDKSDLIHIIHAQNLQQEALLSGMISSSEHTQDAISIIREKINGHVKDGSNPTSLQEIKLLLDTFEKDVLKQLQEKEEALNHKTANLNSVIESTDMCVGLLDIGGNLVDCNQRFTSFFENFFNEQLELGQKLFRLGIKSTFQQNWQYHFDETLKGVTSQFSEILTTQGKSAILNVKLFPIYRESKVTGISCFIQDHTKRQQEEALFRLLNSAVVHTNDAILVTEVKSLDFMHAHIIYVNRSFSTLTGYEEDEVIGNSHNMLYSALTSAEELDKINQAIQKGEATRTEVINYKKDGSHYWVNLSLVPLKNEKDEITHWISIHRDITARKEAEETVRHHKQFLESINKNIKEAIIRTDDNKRLLYINQSFRDLFGYKEEEIKLEELFAEEETNLIFNEAIQKGSINNRSFLFKRKNGSTFWGLTSFIIHEDEGVRYYDGAIRDITERKESERILQEKNLALQKTNEELDRFVYSASHDLRAPLASSLGLINISRITQDEKERMSYLDMMEQSLNKMDKIIQDITDYSRNARLEIECEEIHFESLIADVLQRLKYLEHIDDVNIHTFVDGEDKFYTDKIRLYVILINLISNAIKYHKYEETDPYINIKVYIKDEKAHILVEDNGIGIEEKHLDKIFGMFFQAARESSGSGLGLFVVKETINKLNGSIKVQSRLKEGSCFEVILPNEICSVDL
- a CDS encoding response regulator, with product MMEKIKQVLIIDDDPINNIIFQKLSEFIDFAEEIIPFISAVDSLDYLQKLEESQTTPPNIIFLDIRMPIVNGWEFLERLSQLNKNHYFDSMAIYMLTSSSEQSDINKARNYSLVTDYIVKPLSTEKLEEIKEKMLPQTA
- a CDS encoding PAS domain-containing sensor histidine kinase — protein: MLNTIIDAANLGVCMVDHRNKIIDVNDFFCKIFEYDREELLQKPYSTLQPENYKERANLYYQNFVEGNQNTALRQVMTKSGKRKSVYTFTATSEDEFGNVLKIYNVIEASDKTESSSIGSQPPHELMIGNNVKSGILRCSQEGELLYANPHARTLLFLPAGSKSLQNEVTIYNENSPRKLPLVQLLNEERFIDNLSVLLERADHPPFWALLSASTAINEDGQVCFDMTVVNQEDQKLLERKLNKKLEELKNANKNLDHFVYGATHDLKAPLASISGLINILRREENPVQKEQYLQMMEKSIHRLNEFIKEIVDYSRNANQDVKRDNIDFQPLIEEVFESMAHMENASKVEKVIQIEQEYPFQTDAHRLKVVLNNLISNAYKYSSTHRRDGLIEVRVKVSPHKATIHVNDNGQGIGKSHIEKIFEMFFRASEGQTGTGLGLYIVKETLDKMHGSVHVVSELGKGSCFIVNIPSAATLSGAQNQMKLDI
- a CDS encoding IS630 family transposase, whose amino-acid sequence is MSKEQKQQLKQSLDQKEYWTVGQVRKLVDKQYGVNYGKRQIQRLLRQLGLYCYKPQPRDYRQPEKADEKLKERLPAVADGLGLKGKDLDKLCMGFADESSPQLHANSARLWSVQKGGLKKVNTDKKRRNCFGFYALKGNSIISSIDKGNQENMIQMLTLIREANQQAETIILIWDNHKAHLTAKVEQRAKDLQIVLVNLPAYSPNLNPIERIWKQIKKTIAEAGVIDNLKQLEFLIQSAFKVCAKKQSFAKSWIDNIWNSVFVNNPIPFSDKL
- a CDS encoding helix-turn-helix domain-containing protein gives rise to the protein MKRIAIDEPARLDRFVKSFGSSHSEDFKGLVLKLVESGQSLESVSALSGVSLSTLYDWVKDWPAPRWNEKKRLA
- a CDS encoding DUF2480 family protein, whose product is MNKQEGEIINKVANSPLVTFNLEDYYPKEERIVYDIRDNLFQEAILREKDFRAFVKEHDWAQYQDKLVALTCSVDAIVPTWAYMLLTSKLEPYAKMLVYGSLEVLEATLFKEALSRVNPEEFQDAKVVIKGCGKYPVPIFAYTEITRMLRPYVGSLMYGEPCSTVPLYKKPKL